A genomic window from Actinomycetota bacterium includes:
- a CDS encoding twin-arginine translocase TatA/TatE family subunit yields the protein MLALALLMFGSKKLPELARSLGSAKREFAKGVREESETPAPSPDPEEKITMTRAELDRLIAARESQSRNDPSSPT from the coding sequence GTGCTCGCCTTGGCGCTCTTGATGTTCGGGAGCAAGAAGCTCCCCGAACTCGCCCGGTCGCTCGGGTCGGCCAAGCGGGAGTTCGCGAAGGGAGTTCGTGAAGAAAGCGAAACGCCGGCGCCTTCACCGGATCCAGAGGAAAAGATCACGATGACCCGCGCCGAGCTCGATCGGCTCATCGCAGCGCGGGAGTCGCAGTCCCGCAACGACCCCTCGTCTCCGACCTGA
- the rpoD gene encoding RNA polymerase sigma factor RpoD, translating to MSQSIPTLSVPAGVSAEDFTRLVEKGKRHGSLTPDEVMKVLERVELSHDLIDNIRGRLAAEGIRFDEVSDVVVDEDDEAIAGAVAAANGRPAAVRSAPRPITTRATDTDAMRGRDARDERAAGPSSDPVRMYLKEIGKVPLLTGAQEVRLAKRIEAGLAAVHRIAQLEDDYGDCSLIPDAELLPLEARVHDGFHAKRELIEANLRLVVSIAKRYLGRGLLFLDLIQEGNLGLIRAVEKFDYTKGFKFSTYATWWIRQAITRAIADQARTIRIPVHMVETINKVLRVQRQMLQELGREPSVEELADKVQMTPARVREIQRIAQEPVSLETPVGEEDDSHLGDFIEDQQAVAPAEAAARALLNEAVGEALDELTDRERQVVRLRFGLEDGQARTLEEVGKEFGVTRERIRQIEAKTLAKLRHPIRSQRLRDYLDES from the coding sequence ATGAGTCAGAGCATCCCAACGCTGTCCGTACCGGCTGGTGTGTCCGCTGAGGACTTCACCCGCCTGGTCGAGAAGGGCAAGCGCCATGGTTCGCTCACGCCCGACGAAGTCATGAAGGTGCTCGAGCGGGTCGAGCTCAGTCATGACCTGATCGACAACATCCGCGGTCGGCTCGCCGCAGAGGGCATCAGATTCGACGAGGTGAGCGACGTCGTCGTCGATGAGGACGACGAAGCGATAGCAGGCGCGGTCGCGGCTGCCAACGGACGCCCTGCCGCGGTCAGGTCGGCTCCGCGCCCGATCACCACGCGCGCAACCGACACCGATGCTATGCGCGGGCGCGACGCGCGCGACGAGCGCGCCGCCGGTCCGTCATCCGACCCTGTCCGCATGTACCTGAAGGAGATCGGCAAGGTCCCGCTGCTCACCGGCGCCCAGGAGGTTCGCCTGGCGAAGCGCATCGAGGCCGGTCTCGCCGCAGTGCACCGGATCGCCCAGCTCGAGGACGACTACGGCGACTGCTCGCTGATACCCGACGCCGAGCTGCTGCCGCTCGAGGCGCGTGTTCACGACGGCTTCCACGCCAAGCGGGAGCTCATCGAGGCCAACCTCCGGCTGGTGGTGTCCATCGCGAAGCGCTACCTCGGACGCGGGTTGCTGTTCCTCGACCTGATCCAGGAGGGCAACCTCGGCCTCATCCGGGCCGTCGAGAAGTTCGACTACACCAAAGGGTTCAAGTTCTCGACCTACGCCACGTGGTGGATCCGGCAGGCCATCACGCGCGCGATCGCCGATCAGGCGCGCACCATCCGCATCCCCGTGCACATGGTCGAGACGATCAACAAGGTGTTACGCGTGCAGCGTCAGATGCTGCAGGAGCTGGGCCGCGAGCCGAGCGTCGAGGAGCTGGCCGACAAGGTGCAGATGACGCCGGCGCGCGTCCGCGAGATCCAACGGATCGCGCAGGAGCCGGTCTCGCTGGAGACGCCCGTGGGCGAGGAGGACGACAGCCACCTCGGCGACTTCATCGAAGATCAGCAGGCGGTGGCGCCGGCCGAAGCGGCGGCGCGCGCGTTGCTCAACGAGGCGGTAGGCGAGGCGCTCGACGAGCTCACAGATCGCGAGCGCCAGGTGGTGCGTCTGCGGTTCGGGCTCGAGGACGGACAGGCGCGCACGCTCGAAGAGGTGGGCAAGGAGTTCGGGGTGACGCGCGAGCGCATTCGCCAGATCGAGGCGAAGACGCTCGCCAAGTTGCGCCACCCCATCCGCAGCCAGCGGCTGCGCGACTACCTCGACGAGAGCTGA
- a CDS encoding DNA primase, with product MDALVAGSTTVPGVGILVDDIARVRAAVDFVQVAGEHIALRKVGRRWVGLCPFHAEKTPSFSVNAEEGLYYCFGCQASGDVITFVREVEHLDFAEAVERLAGRTGIQLRYDNAATSRDRQRRARLVEAMAAAVQWYHERLLHAPDAAPARAYLRSRGYDGEVVRAYQLGWAPDDWDALVRALRLPDDVLRDTGLGFLNRRNRVQDAFRSRVMFPIFRADGDPVAFGGRAMPGSDGPKYKNSPETPIYSKSRVLYGLNWAKNDVVRAGEVVVCEGYTDVIAFARANLPRAVATCGTALADEHFRILKNFARRVVLAYDADAAGQAAAERFYEWERLYEIDIAVAQLPSGTDPADLGARDPDALRVAIEEARPFLAFRVERALASADLRSPEGRARAAQSAVTVVREHPNELVRDQYLMQIADRCRIEPDRLRAILQVPASRPLESRASVIRTTPSRQRERVGPETEAIKVAVHRPQAVVDRLHEVLFSDEVHLSAFRALQAATTLHDAIEAADPEAAELLQRLAVEETDADADDVVVRLADEAGGRALAELQAAVREGSGDWTEHSHSIEWLKLTREELREPTTAVDASVRLVRWLVDRFEVEE from the coding sequence GTGGATGCGTTGGTGGCGGGCTCGACTACCGTCCCTGGTGTGGGCATCCTCGTCGATGACATCGCCCGGGTGCGGGCCGCCGTCGACTTCGTCCAGGTCGCCGGCGAGCACATCGCCCTGCGCAAGGTGGGGCGACGCTGGGTCGGACTGTGCCCCTTCCACGCGGAGAAGACCCCGTCGTTCTCCGTCAACGCCGAGGAGGGCCTCTACTACTGCTTCGGGTGCCAGGCCAGCGGCGACGTCATCACCTTTGTGCGCGAGGTCGAGCACCTCGATTTCGCGGAGGCGGTCGAGCGGCTCGCGGGACGTACGGGCATCCAGCTGCGCTATGACAACGCGGCCACCTCGCGCGACCGGCAACGCCGAGCGCGTCTGGTCGAGGCGATGGCAGCCGCCGTGCAGTGGTACCACGAGCGGCTGCTCCACGCGCCCGACGCGGCCCCGGCGCGCGCGTATCTCCGGTCGCGCGGTTACGACGGCGAGGTCGTCCGCGCGTACCAGCTCGGGTGGGCGCCGGACGACTGGGATGCGCTCGTGCGCGCGCTCCGACTTCCCGACGACGTCCTGCGCGACACCGGGCTCGGGTTCCTCAACCGGCGCAACCGCGTGCAGGACGCGTTCCGCAGCCGGGTCATGTTCCCGATCTTCCGCGCCGACGGCGACCCCGTCGCGTTCGGCGGACGCGCCATGCCCGGGAGCGACGGTCCGAAGTACAAGAACTCGCCGGAGACGCCCATCTACTCGAAGAGTCGCGTGCTCTACGGTCTCAACTGGGCGAAGAACGACGTCGTGCGTGCGGGCGAGGTCGTGGTGTGTGAGGGCTACACCGACGTCATCGCGTTCGCGCGAGCCAACCTCCCACGCGCGGTGGCCACGTGCGGGACGGCTCTGGCCGACGAGCACTTCCGCATCCTGAAGAACTTCGCTCGGCGCGTGGTGCTCGCCTACGACGCCGATGCCGCGGGACAGGCCGCGGCCGAGCGGTTCTACGAGTGGGAGCGCCTCTACGAGATCGATATCGCGGTCGCCCAGCTCCCGTCCGGCACCGACCCGGCCGACCTCGGCGCGCGTGACCCCGACGCCCTCCGAGTCGCGATCGAAGAGGCGCGCCCGTTCCTCGCGTTCCGCGTCGAGCGCGCGCTGGCCTCGGCCGATCTGCGCTCACCCGAGGGTCGAGCGCGCGCCGCGCAGTCCGCAGTCACCGTGGTGCGCGAGCACCCCAACGAGCTCGTGCGCGATCAGTACCTGATGCAGATCGCCGATCGTTGTCGCATCGAGCCCGACCGCCTCCGCGCCATCCTTCAGGTGCCCGCGTCACGCCCTTTGGAGTCACGCGCTTCGGTCATCCGAACGACACCGTCGCGTCAGCGCGAAAGAGTCGGGCCCGAGACCGAGGCGATCAAGGTGGCGGTGCACCGACCGCAAGCAGTTGTCGACCGTCTGCACGAGGTGCTGTTCTCCGACGAGGTCCATCTGAGCGCGTTCCGCGCGTTGCAGGCGGCGACCACGCTGCACGATGCGATCGAGGCAGCCGACCCCGAGGCTGCGGAGCTGCTCCAGCGGCTCGCGGTCGAGGAGACCGACGCAGATGCCGACGACGTCGTCGTCCGCTTGGCCGACGAGGCCGGCGGCCGCGCGCTGGCCGAGTTGCAGGCTGCGGTACGCGAGGGATCGGGCGACTGGACCGAGCATTCTCACTCGATCGAATGGCTCAAGCTGACCCGTGAGGAGCTACGCGAGCCCACGACGGCCGTCGATGCCAGCGTCAGGTTGGTACGCTGGCTCGTCGATCGGTTCGAGGTGGAGGAATGA
- a CDS encoding pyruvate, phosphate dikinase, whose translation MTYVYGFDHKHREPPMSMKDLLGGKGANLAEMTSVLGLPVPPGFTITTDACRDHMREGWPRGLDAEVAKHVKALEKAMGKHLGDPGDPLLVSVRSGAKFSMPGMMDTVLNLGLNDDSVEGLAKQTSDERFAYDSYRRFVAMYGRIVLEIPGDEFEEAFEAAKQLANTTNDAEVPPDLLRYLVRSYKQVVERHTGEPFPQDPHDQLRGAIEAVFRSWDGARARAYRIRERIPHDLGTAVNVQTMVFGNRDDNSGTGVGFTRDPATGAQGAYGDFLVNAQGEDVVAGIRNTEPLSALESRFPKIYKQLMGIFDKLEAHYRDMCDTEFTIEQGKLWMLQTRVGKRTGVAALKMAVDMTKGRKWHLTHDEAVQRVNAEHLDQVLHPQFKDKDLKVLAKGLAASPGAAVGKAYFTADGCVDAVDRGERVILVRSETSPEDVHGMSVAEGILTARGGLVSHAAVVARGWGKPAVVGAEKIRITGGSFAVAGVTVREGDVLSINGTTGEVVLGEVALSAGEAPKEFDVILGWADRIREGKLAVRANADNGPDAANARKFGAEGIGLCRTEHMFLGDDRLPIVRRMILADTPETEEAALEELRVAQRADFIEILEAMDGLPVTVRLLDPPLHEFLPDTEELAVKAATTGLSAEEQKLYDAAREWHEFNPMLGTRGVRLGVVKPGLYAMQVRALMEAAAERVRVGGTPVVEIMIPLTVTREEMRLARAWVEDAIAQALAATSGERARTGAKKPVDVIIGTMIETPRAALRADEIAEVSDFFSFGTNDLTQMTFGFSRDDVEGRMMSAYLEQGLLKRNPFETIDPTGVGELVRIGSDRGRSTNPELKLGVCGEHGGDPESIALFYDAGLDYVSCSPFRVPIARLAAAQCVLAG comes from the coding sequence GTGACCTACGTCTACGGCTTCGATCACAAGCACCGCGAGCCCCCCATGAGCATGAAGGACCTGCTCGGCGGGAAGGGCGCGAACCTGGCCGAGATGACCTCCGTGCTCGGTCTGCCGGTGCCGCCGGGGTTCACGATCACCACCGACGCGTGCCGCGATCACATGCGGGAGGGCTGGCCCCGAGGCCTCGACGCCGAGGTCGCGAAGCACGTGAAGGCGCTGGAGAAGGCCATGGGCAAGCACCTCGGCGACCCCGGCGACCCGTTGCTCGTGAGCGTGCGCTCGGGCGCGAAGTTCTCCATGCCCGGGATGATGGACACCGTCCTCAACCTCGGCCTCAACGACGACTCGGTCGAGGGGCTGGCCAAGCAGACGAGCGACGAGCGGTTCGCCTACGACTCCTATCGGCGCTTCGTGGCGATGTACGGGCGCATCGTGCTCGAGATCCCCGGCGACGAGTTCGAGGAGGCCTTCGAGGCTGCAAAGCAGCTGGCGAACACGACGAACGACGCCGAGGTGCCGCCCGACCTGCTCCGCTACCTCGTCCGGTCCTACAAGCAGGTCGTCGAGCGCCACACCGGCGAGCCCTTCCCGCAGGACCCGCACGACCAGCTGCGCGGCGCGATCGAAGCCGTGTTCCGCTCGTGGGACGGCGCCCGTGCCCGCGCCTACCGGATCCGCGAGCGCATTCCCCACGATCTCGGCACCGCGGTCAACGTGCAGACGATGGTGTTCGGCAACCGTGACGACAACTCGGGCACAGGCGTGGGCTTCACCCGCGACCCCGCGACCGGCGCGCAGGGCGCCTATGGCGACTTCCTCGTCAACGCCCAGGGCGAGGACGTCGTGGCGGGCATCCGCAACACCGAGCCGCTCTCCGCGCTCGAGTCGCGTTTCCCGAAGATCTACAAGCAGCTCATGGGCATCTTCGACAAGCTCGAGGCCCACTACCGCGACATGTGCGACACCGAGTTCACCATCGAGCAGGGCAAGCTCTGGATGTTGCAGACGCGCGTCGGCAAGCGCACCGGGGTCGCCGCGCTGAAGATGGCGGTCGACATGACCAAGGGCCGCAAGTGGCACCTCACCCACGATGAGGCCGTGCAGCGCGTCAACGCCGAGCACCTCGACCAGGTGCTCCACCCCCAGTTCAAGGACAAGGACCTCAAGGTGCTGGCGAAGGGGCTCGCCGCGTCGCCGGGTGCGGCGGTGGGCAAGGCGTACTTCACGGCCGACGGCTGCGTCGACGCCGTAGATCGCGGCGAGCGGGTCATCCTCGTCCGCAGCGAGACCTCACCCGAGGACGTGCACGGCATGTCGGTGGCCGAAGGCATCCTCACCGCGCGCGGCGGGCTCGTCAGCCATGCGGCGGTGGTGGCCCGCGGCTGGGGGAAGCCGGCGGTCGTCGGGGCGGAGAAGATCCGCATCACGGGCGGAAGCTTCGCCGTCGCCGGGGTCACCGTCCGCGAGGGTGATGTCCTGTCGATCAACGGCACCACCGGCGAGGTCGTGCTCGGCGAGGTCGCGCTGTCGGCGGGCGAGGCGCCGAAGGAGTTCGACGTGATCCTCGGCTGGGCCGACCGCATCCGCGAGGGGAAGCTCGCGGTGCGGGCCAACGCCGACAACGGTCCCGACGCGGCCAACGCCCGCAAGTTCGGTGCCGAGGGCATCGGCCTGTGCCGGACCGAGCACATGTTCCTCGGCGACGACCGGTTGCCGATCGTGCGCCGCATGATCCTCGCCGACACCCCCGAGACCGAGGAAGCCGCACTCGAGGAGCTGCGCGTCGCGCAGCGGGCCGATTTCATCGAGATCCTCGAAGCGATGGACGGGCTGCCCGTCACCGTCCGCCTGCTCGACCCTCCGTTGCACGAGTTCCTGCCCGACACCGAGGAGCTCGCCGTCAAGGCGGCGACGACCGGGCTCAGCGCCGAGGAGCAGAAGCTCTACGACGCCGCCCGCGAGTGGCACGAGTTCAACCCCATGCTCGGGACGCGCGGCGTGCGTCTGGGCGTGGTCAAGCCGGGCCTCTACGCGATGCAGGTGCGCGCGCTCATGGAGGCCGCCGCCGAGCGGGTGAGGGTCGGGGGCACGCCGGTCGTGGAGATCATGATCCCGCTCACCGTCACCCGCGAGGAGATGCGCCTGGCGCGCGCCTGGGTGGAGGACGCCATCGCGCAAGCCTTGGCCGCCACGAGCGGCGAGAGGGCGAGGACCGGCGCCAAGAAGCCGGTCGACGTCATCATCGGCACCATGATCGAGACTCCTCGGGCTGCGCTCCGCGCCGACGAGATCGCAGAGGTGTCCGACTTCTTCTCCTTCGGCACCAACGACCTCACGCAGATGACGTTCGGCTTCAGCCGCGACGACGTCGAGGGCCGCATGATGTCGGCCTACCTCGAGCAGGGCTTGCTGAAGCGCAACCCGTTCGAGACCATCGACCCGACCGGCGTGGGCGAGCTCGTGCGCATCGGCTCCGACCGGGGTCGCAGCACCAACCCCGAGCTGAAGCTCGGCGTCTGCGGTGAGCACGGCGGTGACCCCGAGTCGATCGCGCTGTTCTACGACGCGGGTCTCGACTACGTGTCCTGCTCGCCGTTCCGCGTGCCCATCGCACGACTTGCGGCTGCCCAGTGCGTGCTGGCGGGGTGA
- a CDS encoding nucleotide pyrophosphatase, with product MTLERALDVLLDDDLEPIVEMVLYRDHGGRGHGGYEARAADGRVRFRRHDEGHGWRFEVEAVEGRNPLGDRAVDRFVGVDAERAAPFPHRTRNAYPFAYEMVAQLFDAPSPPDVCVIHTAAHNWEDAGGHRGEHGSLDAVQSRAPFIIGGAGVRALGRIPRACRLVDVAPTVLQLLGAAPVPVGLGINGSPRADALLRRQDGEPQLDVIDPSATRPRTVVGFLLDGANPNVLYGMAEAGEAPNVARLMAMGTTFGHGAVASLPTVTLANHTAILTGAHPGHHEILHNAWYDRAGGRQVITNSPATWATAMRWLGSGVDTIHSAVRRTWPDDLSVSINEPCDAFASWSTFEVLRRGETIARPPAPDELPNATQRFVRPFKDYRWSSRIDHTSVEQAVGIWSGRYRGVEMPRPRFMWVNFTLTDAAFHEGGPHSEVAAASVRDTDARLGEVLAAVERAGAMDSTAFFLVADHGMEETNPEVRGDWGDALRAAGIGFRDEAFGFIYLV from the coding sequence GTGACGCTCGAGCGGGCGCTCGACGTCCTGCTCGACGACGACCTCGAACCGATCGTGGAGATGGTGCTCTACCGCGACCACGGCGGCCGCGGCCACGGCGGCTACGAGGCCCGGGCGGCCGACGGCCGGGTGCGGTTCCGGCGCCACGACGAGGGCCACGGTTGGCGCTTCGAGGTCGAGGCGGTCGAGGGGCGCAACCCGCTCGGCGACCGGGCGGTCGACCGCTTCGTGGGTGTCGACGCCGAGCGCGCCGCTCCCTTCCCGCACCGCACCCGGAACGCCTACCCCTTCGCCTACGAGATGGTGGCCCAACTCTTCGACGCGCCATCGCCACCCGACGTCTGCGTGATCCACACGGCCGCGCACAACTGGGAGGACGCGGGCGGCCACCGCGGGGAACACGGCTCGCTCGACGCCGTGCAGTCGCGGGCGCCGTTCATCATCGGCGGCGCCGGGGTGCGCGCGTTGGGGAGAATCCCGCGCGCCTGCCGGCTGGTCGATGTGGCGCCGACCGTGCTTCAGCTGCTCGGCGCGGCTCCGGTGCCCGTGGGCCTGGGCATCAACGGGTCGCCCCGCGCCGACGCCCTCCTGCGGCGCCAGGACGGCGAGCCGCAGCTCGACGTGATCGACCCGTCGGCGACCAGGCCGCGCACGGTCGTGGGTTTCCTGCTCGACGGGGCCAACCCCAACGTGCTGTACGGCATGGCCGAGGCGGGTGAGGCGCCCAACGTGGCCCGGCTCATGGCGATGGGCACCACGTTCGGTCACGGCGCGGTCGCGTCGCTGCCGACGGTCACGCTCGCCAACCACACCGCCATCCTCACGGGCGCCCATCCCGGGCATCACGAGATCCTTCACAACGCGTGGTACGACCGGGCCGGCGGCCGGCAGGTCATCACGAACTCACCGGCGACGTGGGCGACTGCGATGAGATGGCTCGGGAGCGGCGTCGACACGATCCATTCCGCGGTCCGCCGCACCTGGCCCGACGACCTGTCGGTGTCGATCAACGAGCCGTGCGACGCGTTCGCCTCGTGGTCCACGTTCGAGGTCCTGCGCAGGGGCGAGACGATCGCGCGCCCACCGGCGCCCGACGAGCTCCCCAACGCCACCCAGCGCTTCGTGCGTCCCTTCAAGGACTACCGCTGGTCGTCGCGCATCGACCACACCAGCGTCGAGCAGGCGGTGGGCATCTGGAGCGGGCGCTACCGGGGCGTCGAGATGCCCAGGCCGCGGTTCATGTGGGTGAACTTCACCTTGACCGACGCCGCGTTCCACGAGGGCGGGCCTCACTCCGAAGTGGCCGCCGCATCGGTGCGAGACACCGACGCGCGCCTCGGCGAGGTGCTCGCGGCCGTCGAACGGGCCGGGGCGATGGACAGCACCGCCTTCTTCCTCGTGGCCGACCACGGCATGGAGGAGACCAACCCCGAGGTGCGCGGCGACTGGGGCGACGCCCTCCGCGCCGCCGGGATCGGCTTCCGCGACGAAGCCTTCGGCTTCATCTACCTGGTTTAG
- a CDS encoding glycine--tRNA ligase, whose amino-acid sequence MPDLFENIVNLAKRRGFVFPSSEIYGGFRSTYDYGPLGVLMKRNLMDAWWRAMVQERDDIVGLDAAILMAPRVWEASGHLATFTDPLVDCRNCKSRWREDELVDGACLHCGSTDLTPARAFNLMFKTHVGPVEDDASVTYLRPETAQGIFVNFANVLQTTRKKPPFGIAQQGKSFRNEITPGNFIFRTREFEQMEMEYFVPPDEGPKWFEYWCAERLRWYTDLGIPAEQLRLRPHDPDELSHYSAGTADVEFLYPWGWGELEGIANRTDYDLKRHAEFSGERLEYFDQKSGERYVPHVIEPAAGVGRPLMAFLMAAYDEDTVNDETRLVLRLHKRLAPFKAAVLPLSKNERLVPTAREVFDILKPHFMCDYDETQAIGRRYRRQDEIGTPYCVTVDFDSIDDRAVTVRERDSMAQDRVSIDKLVEHLREKLS is encoded by the coding sequence ATGCCCGACCTCTTCGAGAACATCGTCAACCTGGCCAAGCGTCGGGGCTTCGTGTTCCCGTCGAGCGAGATCTACGGCGGCTTCCGGTCGACCTACGACTACGGGCCCCTCGGCGTCCTCATGAAGCGCAACCTGATGGACGCGTGGTGGCGGGCCATGGTGCAAGAGCGCGACGACATCGTCGGCCTCGACGCCGCCATCCTCATGGCCCCCCGGGTGTGGGAGGCGTCCGGCCACCTGGCCACCTTCACCGATCCGCTCGTCGACTGTCGCAACTGCAAGTCGCGCTGGCGGGAGGACGAGCTGGTCGACGGTGCGTGCCTCCACTGCGGCTCCACCGACCTCACACCGGCGCGCGCCTTCAACCTCATGTTCAAGACGCACGTGGGGCCGGTGGAGGACGATGCGTCGGTGACCTACCTGCGGCCCGAGACCGCGCAGGGCATCTTCGTCAACTTCGCCAACGTCCTGCAGACGACCCGCAAGAAGCCGCCGTTCGGCATCGCCCAGCAGGGCAAGTCGTTCCGCAACGAGATCACGCCGGGCAACTTCATCTTCCGCACGCGCGAGTTCGAGCAGATGGAGATGGAGTACTTCGTGCCCCCCGATGAGGGGCCCAAGTGGTTCGAGTACTGGTGTGCGGAGCGGCTTCGCTGGTACACCGACCTCGGCATCCCGGCCGAGCAGCTGCGTCTGCGACCACACGACCCCGACGAGCTGAGCCACTACTCCGCGGGCACGGCCGACGTCGAGTTCCTCTATCCCTGGGGTTGGGGCGAGCTCGAGGGCATCGCGAACCGCACCGACTACGACCTCAAGAGGCACGCCGAGTTCTCGGGCGAGCGGCTCGAGTACTTCGACCAGAAGTCGGGCGAACGCTATGTGCCGCACGTGATCGAGCCCGCGGCCGGCGTGGGCCGGCCCCTGATGGCCTTCCTCATGGCTGCATACGACGAGGACACGGTGAACGACGAGACGCGCCTCGTGCTGCGACTCCACAAGCGGCTGGCGCCCTTCAAGGCGGCGGTGCTGCCGTTGTCGAAGAACGAGCGGCTGGTGCCGACCGCGCGGGAGGTGTTCGACATCCTCAAGCCGCACTTCATGTGCGACTACGACGAGACGCAGGCGATCGGTCGGCGCTACCGGCGCCAGGACGAGATCGGCACGCCGTACTGCGTCACCGTCGACTTCGACAGCATCGACGACCGGGCGGTCACGGTGCGCGAGCGCGATTCGATGGCCCAGGACCGCGTCTCGATCGACAAGCTCGTCGAGCACCTGCGCGAGAAGCTGTCGTGA